Proteins encoded together in one Nocardioides marinisabuli window:
- a CDS encoding acetolactate synthase large subunit, whose translation MSTEASGTQITGAQSLVTSLEAAGATDIFGIPGGAILPAYDPLMDSSIRHILVRHEQGAGHAAQGYAAATGRVGVCMATSGPGATNLVTALADAHMDSVPMVAVTGQVGASLIGTDAFQEADIRGITMPITKHNFLVTDPDEIPQRIAEAFHIASTGRPGPVLVDVAKSALQSMTTFRWPTELHLPGYRPVTKPHSKQIREAARLILEARRPVLYVGGGTVRANASRELRVLAEMTGMPVVTTLMALGAFPDSHPQHLGMPGMHGTVAAVAGLQKSDLIISLGARFDDRVTGNLDSFAPGAKVIHADIDPAEIGKNRYTDVPIVGDCREVISDLVVALQAEADAGHTGDYEGWVSFLAGVKKKYPLGYEQSPAGTLAPQHVIERLSAIAGPEAIYTSGVGQHQMWAAHFVQYEHPRTWLNSGGLGTMGYSVPAAMGAKVGRPEATVWSIDGDGCFQMTNQELATCAIENIPIKVAVINNESLGMVRQWQTLFYNERYSNTNLQRHGGPVRIPDFVKLAEAYGCVGLACDGPDDVDATIEKAMEIDDVPVVVDFRVHRDAMVWPMVAAGTSNDDIKYARDLAPDFDQDDL comes from the coding sequence ATGAGCACTGAAGCCTCAGGCACACAGATCACGGGCGCGCAGAGCCTGGTCACCTCGCTCGAGGCTGCCGGCGCGACCGACATCTTCGGCATCCCCGGCGGCGCGATCCTGCCCGCCTACGACCCGTTGATGGACTCCTCCATCCGCCACATCCTGGTGCGCCACGAGCAGGGCGCCGGCCACGCCGCCCAGGGGTACGCCGCCGCGACCGGCCGGGTGGGCGTCTGCATGGCCACCTCGGGGCCCGGTGCGACCAACCTGGTCACCGCGCTGGCCGACGCGCACATGGACTCGGTGCCGATGGTCGCGGTGACCGGGCAGGTGGGTGCCTCGCTGATCGGCACCGACGCCTTCCAGGAGGCCGACATCCGCGGCATCACGATGCCGATCACCAAGCACAACTTCCTGGTCACCGACCCCGACGAGATCCCGCAGCGGATCGCCGAGGCCTTCCACATCGCCTCCACCGGCCGCCCCGGCCCGGTGCTGGTCGACGTCGCGAAGTCGGCGCTGCAGTCGATGACGACCTTCCGCTGGCCCACCGAGCTGCACCTGCCGGGCTACCGCCCGGTGACCAAGCCGCACAGCAAGCAGATCCGCGAGGCCGCCCGGCTGATCCTCGAGGCCCGCCGCCCGGTGCTGTACGTCGGCGGCGGCACGGTCCGCGCCAACGCCTCGCGCGAGCTGAGGGTGCTCGCCGAGATGACCGGCATGCCGGTGGTGACCACGCTGATGGCGCTGGGTGCCTTCCCCGACAGCCACCCCCAGCACCTGGGCATGCCCGGCATGCACGGCACCGTCGCGGCCGTGGCCGGGCTGCAGAAGAGCGACCTGATCATCAGCCTCGGCGCGCGCTTCGACGACCGCGTCACCGGCAACCTCGACTCCTTCGCGCCCGGCGCCAAGGTGATCCACGCCGACATCGACCCGGCCGAGATCGGCAAGAACCGCTACACCGACGTCCCGATCGTGGGCGACTGCCGCGAGGTCATCTCCGACCTCGTGGTGGCCCTGCAGGCCGAGGCCGACGCCGGCCACACCGGCGACTACGAGGGCTGGGTGTCGTTCCTGGCGGGGGTCAAGAAGAAGTACCCGCTCGGCTACGAGCAGTCGCCCGCCGGCACCCTGGCCCCCCAGCACGTCATCGAGCGGCTCAGCGCCATCGCCGGGCCCGAGGCGATCTACACCTCCGGGGTGGGCCAGCACCAGATGTGGGCCGCCCACTTCGTGCAGTACGAGCACCCGCGCACCTGGCTGAACTCCGGCGGCCTGGGCACCATGGGCTACTCGGTGCCGGCCGCGATGGGCGCCAAGGTCGGTCGCCCCGAGGCCACCGTGTGGTCCATCGACGGCGACGGCTGCTTCCAGATGACCAACCAGGAGCTCGCGACCTGCGCGATCGAGAACATCCCGATCAAGGTGGCGGTCATCAACAACGAGTCGCTGGGCATGGTGCGCCAGTGGCAGACGCTCTTCTACAACGAGCGCTACTCCAACACGAACCTGCAGCGCCACGGCGGCCCCGTGCGGATCCCCGACTTCGTCAAGCTCGCCGAGGCCTACGGCTGCGTGGGCCTGGCGTGCGACGGCCCCGACGACGTCGACGCCACCATCGAGAAGGCCATGGAGATCGACGACGTGCCCGTGGTC